The DNA segment GTCCGGATGTGTGGTGGTCCGCCCGCGCCGACCACACCATCACCCGCATGCGGATCCGGCCCGGCGCGGCGCCGACCACCACCGTGCTGCTCACCACATTGGCGAATCCGTCTACCCCACGCGGCTTTTCGTGTCTGTTCGGCGGGCAGCGCGCCGCCCTGCAGGGCATCAGTCCGGTCACCGACAAGCACTACGAGATGCCGATCGGCTCGGCCGGCATCCTGATCGGCGAGACCGCGGACCGCTATCCGGTGTACATGCCGTTCGACGACGTCGACGTCAGCATCAACCTCGGTGACGCCCGGCTGTTCACGCAGTTCGTGGTCCGGTCCGCGGCAGCCGGCGCGGTGGTGACGCTCGGTCCCCAGTTCGGTGAGTTCGCTGGGTTCGTCAACGGGCGGATCGGCCGGGAGGCCAAGCTGTCGTGGCCGAATGCGACGACGTACCTGAGCCCGCATCCCGGCGTCGGCCGGGTGATCCTGCGGCACAACTTCATCGACACTCCGCGGCACCGGCAGCTGCCGATCCGGTTGATCAACCCGCGCGAGGAAAGTCGCTACCAGATGGCTCTCGAGCAGTGAAGCGGTTCTCACTGCGCGCCGAGCGGTGACCTGAGGAGGAAGACATGTCGGGGGATGAAGTCCGGGTCGAACCCGGTGATCTGCGTGCTCGAGCGAACACTCTCGACGAGGAGATCACCGACGAGTCGACCCGCCCCACCCCGCCGTGCGGGCTCCCGTTCGTGACGGCGTCCGCCGCCGGCATCATGGCGGGCTCGGACACGCTGCGCAGCCACCTCGTCTCCGGCAACCGCGAAGCCGAGCGCCTGGCCGCGGTGCTCAACGAGGCGGCCGATGTCTACCAGCAGATCGACAACCGGGCCGCCCAGGCGCTGGAGTATCCCGACAGCCCCCGCTCGGTGGAGCCGGTACCGGTCAACCCGACGCTGCCGCCGTCGGTTCCGGCGGTCGAGTTCCCCGCGACGGTCCCGTCCATGGCCGGCGGTGACATCGACGCCGGCTTCATGGACGTGAAGGCCGCAGCGCAGATCATCCACTCCGGGGACTCCGGTCCCATGCGGACCTACGGCGAGCAGGCCAAGCGTTTCGCCCAGACGCTGCGCGACCACGCCGAGGACTTCCACCTCGACGGCGTCAACTGGGACGGCACCGCCGCCGAGAGCGCGGGCAACGCGGTCCGCGCGCACAAGGAGTGGCTGGGCAAGCTGGCCGAGAGTTATGAGTTCCTGGGCACGGAGGCCATCGACATGGCCGACGCGCACGACACGGCGGCGGCCGCGCATCCGACGGTCGCCGAGGTCGAGGAGGTCGAGCAGCGGGTCGCCGACGCCGCCAGGACCGGTGACAAGGCGGCCGCGGCGGCCGCCATCGCCGACTACTTCACGCTGCAGCAGAAGTCCGAAGAGGTCCGCACCACCTACAGCGCGGACGTCGCGGGCAAGAGCCTGCCCAAGGTGCCTGATCCACCGCCGGGAGCCGCGCCGGTGTCACCGATCAGCAGCAACGGTGACCCCAGGAAAGCCAAGCAGCAGCCCGGTGAGGGTGAGCCGGGCGGACCGGGCTCGGGTGAGGGCGCCGGCGGAGGCGGCGGCGGTCAACCCGGCGGCCAGCCGGGCGGCCAGCCCGCTGCGTCGGGGATGCGCGCGGAACCCGTTGGGGCGCAAGGGGGCCCGCAGCCCGCGGCGGCGTCGGCCGGCGGCGGTGCTCCGTCGGGAGGCGGCGCACCCGCCGGTGGCGGTGGCGCGCCGTCCGGAGGCGGTGCCCCCGCCGGCGGCGGTATGCCCGGCGGATTGCCCGGCGGGATGCCGGGAGGCCTGCCCGGCGGCGGCCCCGAGGGTCTGCCGCCGCTGGAGGACCCGGCGCTCAAGCCCGCCTCGAGCGGGGGCGGCGGCGGAGGCGCGGGCGGCGGATCCGGCGGCGGTGGCGGCGGCGGTGTCCCGCCCTCGCCCCTGCAACCCGCGGTGGGCGCCGAGACCGTCGCGCCCGGCCCTGCCGGCGCGGGTCGTGGCGGCGCCGCCGCGGCGGCGGGTCCCGCCGGCGCGATGGGTGCGATGGGCGGGATGGGCGGTATGCCGATGGGCGGGCACGGCGCCGGACGCGGCCAAGGCGGCGGCGAGCGCAAGCGCACTCCCGGGCTGGCGCCCGACGAAGACCTCTACACCGAGGACCGGCCGTGGACCGAGGGCGTCATCGGTCACCGGCCTGCCAAGCCGCCGAAGGAAGGCAAGGACTCCAAGTGACCGGTGAGATGCACCCCCAGGTGGCGGCGGTGCTCGCACAGGCGCAACAGCTGCAGTCGATCATGGACGAGCAGCTGCACAAGATGAGCAGCCAGACGTTCACCGGATCCGACGAGACCGAGACGGTCGAGGTCACCCTCGACGGGCACCAGCACCTGACCGGGATCCACATCGAGGAGGGGCTGCTTCGTCAGGGGGCGCACGTCGTCGAGCACCGGCTCAACGAGGCATTGCAGAACGCCACCGAGGCGGCGTCGGCGGCGATCGAAGCGGACCGGGAGCGGATCGACGCACAGGTGGCGGAGCTGACCGAGTCGTGGGAACGCTGAGCGGGTCAGCCCGGTAGGTCGACCTTCGCGATCGCGTCCCGCCCGGCCCGGTCCCCCGCCTCGTAGCGGGTGGCCGCCTCGTGCAGATTCCGGCCGTAGTCGCGGGCGGCGCCGGCGACCGCAGCCGTCATCGCACTGATGTCGGCCTGGGCCTGACGGCAGGCCGCGGCGGTCTGCAGCGCGGGAACCGCCCCGGCCGCGTCGGCAAGTGGCGCGTCGGCCTGCAAGTCGGCGACCCCTGCCCCTGCCTGCTGAAATGCCGTCCCGGCACTGTCGAGCACCGCTGGATTCACCTGCAACACGTCGCCACTCACGGTCGCCCCCTCTAGAAGCGCAGATTGCGCAGTAAGTCGTACACGCCGGCGATCCACAGCAGCAGCGGAATCACCGCGGCGATCGACGCGCCGTCGACCAGTTCGAGGATCCGTTTGGTCACCGGGGACACCCGGCGCACCCCGTCGGTGGCGCCGATGATCACCAGTGCGACCGCGCCGAGCGCGGTGTAGATCGCCAGCACCAGCCACGCGTCGTCGGGGTACCACTGGCACAGCCTGACCATCACGCCGGTCGGGACGATGACCGTTACCGCCAACAGCGCCCACGCACACCAGCGTTCGGCGTACAGCCGGGACCGGAACCCGCAGATCGCGGCGACCAGTCCCGCCACGATCAGGCTGTGGACGAAGAAGTGCCCCGGCACCACCACCGCGATCGCCCCGACCGCGAGGATCAGCGCGCCCGCGGTCAGGAAACCGATCAGCAGCTTCTTGGCCAGCACGCTGCGCTCCTGCAGCCGCGCAGCCGATTCGGGCACCGAGGCGATGATGGCCTGCCACGTCGGCGACTCCTCGTCGACACCTTCGCGCGAGGTGACCGGGTCGAGCAGTTCGTCGTTGGCGACGGTCTCACCGGGTGCGGGGATGGGCGGCAGCGCGATTCGCGCCACGGCCACGGTCAGCTTCGCCGCGTTGGTCAGCACGATGAGGCCGAACGCGACCGCACCCGCGGGCACCCAGTGGTTCCAGCCGTACCCGAACGCCACCGCGGCCGCGGTCAGCGCCGTCGCGGCCACCGCCAGGAACGCGGCGAACTCGGCCCGTTTGCGCGGGCCGCCCCTGGTGGCCAACGTCAACAGCAGCAGAACCGCACCGGCACCGGCGATCTGCGGGGCGCCCAGCGATCCGACACCGTTGGGCAACGGCACCGCCAGCGCCGCGGCGCCGGCCAGCGCGGGCACCGAGGCGATCAGCAGGCTCTCCGCCATGTCCACGTTGGCGTACCGGCTCTGCGCCATGAGGCTGCCGCCGAGCAGGCCGAGCCCCAGCAGCGCCAACGCCAGCGCCCACCACAGGCTCTGGCCCGTGCGATCCCACGAGACCATCGCCATCCCCGTGATCGCCAGCGCGACAACGGGAATCGATACACCGACGAAGCGGTAGAGCGCTCCGCGGTCGAACTCCGGCGACTCGTCGAGCACCGCGATCGCGTCGATGACGTCCTCGACCAGCGGCCGGTAGCGTTCGGTCCGGCTGACCGACACCAAGGTGAGCAGCGACCCGTCGACCACCCCGGCGTCGTCGAGGGATTCGTCGGCCTTCAGCGGCGGTGCGCCGGGACGCGCGAACGCCCACACCCCCTGCGCGGTGAAGTCGAATCCCGCCAGGACGTCCTTCGGAGTGTCCTCGAGGATCTCGGCGAGCACCGCGACGGTTTCGTCGATGTAGGTCTCGATGGGCGCCGCCGCAGGCAGTACGAGGTCCGTCATGCGCCGGCCGGTCAGGATCGTCACCCGGGTGGTCGACGGCCGCCCGGGTGTGACGCTCGAGGTGGAGGAGGCTGCGGCGGTGGTGGTCAACGGCGTTCGAGCCTGTCGAAGTCGTCAGACAAGGCGGCCGCCAGCTCGGTGATGCGTCGCTGGAAGGTCTTGTCCAGCAGGTCGAGCTGGATCTCGGTGCCTGCCGCGATGTGCTTGTCCCACGGCAGCACGATGACACGACCGGGGGCGACGTGTCGCTCGAATTGCTGAACAAGATCGGCGACGTCGATGTTGGGTTTGCCCGGAACGACATGGTTGATCACCACGCACGAGCGGCCCAGCAGGTCCTGGTAGCCGTTCTGGCGCATCCAGTCCATCGTCACCGCGGCTTGCCGGGCCCCGTCGATGGAGGCGCTGGCGACGATCACCAGACCGGAGACCGTGGAGAGCACCGCCCGCGACGCCGGCTGGAACAACCCGGCGCCGCAGTCGGCGAGCACCAGGTTGTAGTAGCGCGACACCACTTCCGTCGCGCCCTTCCAGTCGTCGTCGTTGAACTCGCGGCGAGCCTGGCTGTACTCCTCGGAGGACAGCACCTCCAGGTTGGCGCCGTTCATGCTCGTGTACGCGCGAATGTCGTTGTAGCGGGCCAGTTCCTTGTCCGACAACAGATCGGCGATCGTCGCCGCGGACTGGCGCCCGGCCCGGTCGGCGAGGTTGCCCGCGTCGGGGTCGGCGTCGATCGCGAGGATCCGGTCACCGCGCACCTTGGCCAGCGTCGAGCCCAGCGCCACGGTGACCGCGGTCTTGCCCACGCCGCCCTTCAGGCCGAGCACGCCGATCTGGTAAGAGTCGCGCGCGTTGCGGCGGATCCGCGCATGCAGATCCATCTCGTAGAGCTCGTCCGGCGACAGGCCCAGGTTGATCCGGGTGAGCAGATACAGCACGTGACGCCACCCGCGCTGCGACGGCATCTTCACCGCGGACTTCACCCCGACGTGCGACAGGGCGTCGATGGCGCGGTGGTTGCCCATCGCCGCCGCGGACGTCGGCGCGGGCTGCGCCGGGGGCTGCCCGGGCTGCCAGGCCGTCTCCGCGGGCGGCACGTCGGTGAAGTGCGCGGACGGTGGCGGCGCGGGCGCCGGGCGGGGCGCCGCCGTGGTCGCCTGCCGCGGCGCCTCGAAGCGGGCGCCGCCGGGCAGATTGGTCTGTGGGGTGCGCATCATGCCGTTCGGTGGCCGCTGCGGGGCCGCGGTCTGCGGCGGCGCGGCCTGCGACGGCGGTGCCTGCGTGGTGGGCGGCATCTGGGTGGTGATCTCGGCGTGCCGCGGAGGCGGGGCCGGTGCGGCCTGGGTGCGCGGCGGCGTGATCGGCAACGGGGGCGGCGCCGCGGATTCGGTGCGGTTGGCACCCCCGGTCGGCGCCGGCGCCGCGGTGTTGCCCTGCATCAGGGCGTCACGGTCGACATGCACGGTCGCCTCGTCGGGCGTCTGAGCGGCGTCTGGGGAGTGGAAGAGCCGGTCATAGTCGGCCGACATGGGAAGCCTCTCGATGGTGGGGTTTGCGCCGAAGCGCACGAGGTGGGCGAGGCCGGCCAGCGCGGTGACGGCTGGCCTGTCCCGCCCACCTTCATGCAGCTTGGTGTCAGGCGAACATTCCGGTGACGCCGGCTTCGGTCTGAGCCATGGTGGAGCCGGCCTCGCTGATGGTCTGCGCGAGGTTCTGCAGAGCCGCGTTGAGCTCGGCCGAGGTGTTGTCCCAGCGGGCCTGGACGGCCTGGTAGGCCTCCGAACCCGAACCGCCCCACACCGCCGCCAGCGCGCCGAGCGAAGCCTTGCCCTCGTCGAGCAGCCCCTGGGTGGTGCTGACCGCGCCGTTGATCTCGCCTGCGCCGCCTTCGATGCCCGCGAAGTTCCATACCTGTTCCGACATTGATTTCTCCTTGTGTTGGTCTGTGAGTGGTCAGAGGTTCATGGACGACGCGAGCGTGCCGGCCTGATCCTCGTCGGTCGAGCCGTACTGCGTGCCCGACGTGTGGATGTTGGAGGAGATCTCGGTCAGGGTCTGGATCTGCGCCTGAGCGGCCTCCTGGTAGCGCAGCAGCGCGGCCTGCGCCGCTTCGCCGGCCTGACCACGCCACTGCGGGAGCAGGCTGTTGGCGGTGGCGTCCACCGACCGCATCACGCCCTGCAGTTCGCCCGAGATCCGCTCGAAGTTACTGGCCTCCTTGGCGAGGACAGCAATATCGGTATTCATTGCCATGCTGGATACATTCCTTCTTTTCCTGTGTCCTCACCACGGGAAATGGCGAGTCTTCCGGTCACGTGAACCGGGAAGTCTGTGTCTGCGACGGCCTACCAGTCGTCGCCTTCGTCCTCACCCAGGTCGTGGGCGAGTGGTGCCGGTGCGGTCAGCCCCGGTTTGGAACCGCCGCTCTTGCCCTGCTGTCCGGCCATCCCCATCGGGCCCATGCCGCCGCCGGCACCGGCACCGACCGGTGCCAGACCCCCGACCGCGGCCCCGGCCGCCGCCCCCGCGCCGACCGCGACCGGCGCGGCCTCCACCTTGTCGCCGATCAGGTTGGCCATCAACGGAGTTCGCGCCGAGCTGCCGCCGGCACCGGGCAGCGACGCCGCCCGCACCAGACCGGCGCCCGAACTCGCCCCTGACCCGCCCGCCAGCGGATGGTTGGAGAACGGCGTGGCACCGATCAGGCCGATCTGCGCCTTGTCGCCGCCGAGCCCGCCACCCATCTGGCCGAAGATCGACGACACCTGCTGCAGCGGCTGTGTCAGCATCTGCATCGGGGTCTGCACCATCTGCCCGAACTGCTGTGGCGCCTGGGCGACCATCGAGCCCACCTGCCCGGCCATCTGGACACCCATCTGCACGCCCTGCTGCAGCATCTGCTCCTGCGGCTGCTGCCCGGCCTGCTGAGCGGCGTTCTCCCCCTTCTTCACCGCGCCCTCGGCGCGCTGAGCGGCCATGTTCCCCTGCGACATCGCCCGGCCGGCGTTGAGGCCGACCGACTCCATCTTGGCGCTGGCGCTGGCCGCGGCGATGATCCCGTTGCGCAACGCGCCCATCGGCGCGCGCGCCGCCGCCTGCGCGGCCGCCGCCGCGCCGGTGGTCTCCCCGACCCCGGGGATGACGATCGGCGTCATCGGCGGGATCGGTTCGAACAGCAGGTTCATCTGCGTCTCGGCCTGGTACACGTCCATCGCCGCGGCGGCCTGGTTCCACATCCGGACGAAGTAGTCGAACTCGTTCACCCCGATCGGCACGGTGTTGACCCCGAGGAAGTTCGTCGCCTCGAGCACGGCGTGCGTGATGTGGTTCTGTTCGATCTCCGGGATCGGCGGAGTAGTTGCCATTGCAAGGGTGTACGAGCTCGCCTGGTTTGCCGCCTGCAGCGCCCGCTTCATGGCCTGCGCCGAGGTGGTCCGCAACCACACCACCATCGGCATGGTCGCCGAGACGGCGGTCTCGCTGGCGGATCCGGTCCACATCGAGGACAGATTCGCCAGGCTGGCGGCCAACTCGTCGGCCTGGGTCTCCAGCAGCACGGCGAGCGCCTCCCACCCGGCGGCGGCCTGGAGCATCGGAGCGGGGCCGGCTCCAGCCATCAACCGCCCGGTGTTGACCTCGGGCGGCAGCGCCGTCCAGGTCGGGGGGAGGGGTATGCCCGTCAGTGCCATGGTGAGTGGGTCACTCCGCTAGGAGATCCGCTGGGGACGCTGCGCGCCCGCTCAGAAGGTGCTTGCGTTGGCGGCGTCGACGGCGGCGTAGATGCCGGAGATCTCCATGAACGCCGCACCGGCGCGGGAGAGTTCCTCCTGCGCGAAGGTGTTCAGCGCCAGGGTCTCCGCACCCTCGGCCGCGAACGTGGCGGCCGCCATCGCCGACACCTCGTCGGCACCCGCCGGCACCAGCGCCGTCACGGCCGCGGTGGCGGCCGTCCCACCGGCCAGGCCCCGCGCGCCATTTGCGACGACCTGGCCCCCGATGCCCGCTGCGCCCGGATTGTGTTCGAGAGGTTGCATTTGCGCATTCCCTTCAGTGGTTCCCGATATGCAGGACAAGCGATCGTGAACGGCTCGAGACAGGCGCCCCGTCGTCTCCGGACTCATCCCCCGACTTATTTGCTGGCAGATATCCACCAACGTTGCTGTAACGCTCTGGTTAGATACTAACCGCCCTGCGGGGGTGGTGCGAACACTTCTTCCTCGGGGGGATCGACGTAGGCCGCCTGGACGACCTCCTTACCGTCCGGCGACACCAGAAGCGCCTGGCCAGGTGGCCGTTTACGCAGCTTGATCTCGCTCGACGGGAACTCCGTCTTCTCCCCGGACAGGAACAGCGTGGGGGTCCCCGCGCCATAGGCGGCGCCCACGAACTTGTCCATCGTGGCCCGATGCGCCTGGCTCATCTGGCAGGTCACGATGATGTGCAGGCCGATATCGGCCGCCGCGGGCAGCAGCGGCGCCAGCGGAGCCATCGGCGGGACCATGCCCGAGGCCGCCACGATCATGTGCCAGTCGTCGACGAGGAGCACCACGTCGGGCCCGCTCCACCACGACCGCGACCGCAGCTGGGCGGTCGTGAGGTCGGGCGGCGGCAGCCGCTTCTGGAGGTTGGTTGCCAGCGCCTTGATTGCCGCCTCCAGCGACGCGTGGTTGCGGTTCACCGCACCGGCATCGAGCAGGTGGCTCTGGGGCACCGCGTCCAGCAACGCCGACCGGTAGTCGGCCAGCATGAACCGCACTTGCTGAGGGCTGTTGCGCTGGCAGATCGCCTGCGCCACCGCATGGGCGATCGTCGTTTTGCCGGACTTCGGCGCACCGAAGATCAACAGGTGCGGCGTCATCTGCATCTGGTTGTAGGCGACGCTGAGGTCGGACTCGCGGACGCCCAGCGGAATGCGCCACCGCGTCCGGTAGTCGGAGTCCGGTCCCGGCGGGGCCGGATCGAGCTCGTGGAGGTAGACGCGTTCGGGCAGCACCCGCACCTGCGGCGCCCGCTCGGTGTGCTGCGCCGCGATCTGCGCGACGGCCGCCGAGATGGCCGGGACGAGGTTCGCGGCGCTGTGCGCCCCGTCGAGGCGGGGCACCCCCATCATCAAGTGGTGCTTCTCCATCGAGATCGCCCGGCCCGGCCGGTTCGCCGGGATCTCGCGGGTGATGCGGTCGATCTGCGTCTCGTTGACGTCGCCGAGCCGGAACTCGATCTTGGTGCCGAGGTAGTCGCGGACCCGGGACTTCAGTTCCGTCCAGCGCGGCGTGGAGATGATGACGTGCACGCCGAACGCCAGACCCTGTCCGGCCAGATCCTGCACGACCGGTTCGAGATCGGGGAACTCCGCGACGAACGCCGGCCACCCGTCGATGACCAGGAACACGTCGCCGAACGGATCGGCGGCGGCCGGGTTGTTCGGATCCTCACGCATCTGCCGGTAACCCGCGATCGAACCGACCCGCAGTTCCTTGAAGGTCCGCTCACGCTGGCGCTGAACGGCTTTCACCTCGGCGACCACCCGGTTGACACGGTCGGGTTCGGCGCGGGTGGCGACACCGCCGACGTGCGGCAGGTCCTCGAGGTACATCAGGCCGCCGCCGCCGAGGTCGACACAGTAGAACTGGACGTCACGCGGCGAATGGGTGGCCGCGGCCGACATCATCAGCGTCTGCAGGAACGTCGACTTGCCGGTCTGCGGGGCACCGCCGATCGCGATGTTGCCGCCGGCGGCCGACACGTCGACACCCCAGACCTCCTGACGGTGCCTGCGGGGTTCGTCCATGACGCCCAGCCCGAACCGCAGCGGCCGGCGCTGGTGGTCGCGCTCGACGAGTTCGTTGACCGGCGTCGGATCGGTCAACGGCGGCAACCACATCCGGTAGGCGCGCGTCTCGCCCGTCGTCAGCTGGTCGAGGACGACCTCGCGCAGCACCTTCTGTTCGGCAGTGGTCATGTGCGATCCGCCTCCGGCTCCTCGCTGAAAGTCATGACGACACCGCCGTATCGAAGATCGGGGTCGCGGTGAACTTGTGGATGCGCACCCTGTTGCGGTTGTTCTGGCGCGGTTTGACCTCGCCGTCCTCCTGCACCGTCGCGGCGGGGACGTACGGGTTGCCGGTGTAGACGCTCTGGAACTTCACCGGATCCTCCATACCGACCCGCAGGAATCCGACACCGCTCTCCTTGTTGGTGATGTACTGCGCCTCCGGCGTGCCGATCACCGCCTTGGACTCCGCGGAGCTGGTGGTACGCAACGCGATCCGGTAGGTCAGGTTCGGCTCGAGTTTGTCGATGCGCACGCCGCCGGTGTTCAGCGACTGGGTGGCCAGCAGCAGGTGCACGCGCAGCGACCGGCCGACGCGGCAGATGCGGTCGAACAGGCCGATGAAGTCCGGGTGGTTCTGCAGCAGCTCGGCGAACTCGTCGACGACGACGAACAGCGTCGGCAGTGGGGGCAGGTCGGCGCCGCGTTCGCGGTGCTTCTCGTACTCGGCCACACCGGACAGCGCGCCCGCCGCGCCGACCTGCATACCGGCCTGGCGCAGGATCGACTGGCGGCGGTCCAGTTCGCCGGTGAGCACCTCGCCCATGCGGCTGACGAGTTCGGCTTCCTCTTCCATGTTCGTGACGACCGCGGCGGTGTGCGGGAGCTTCTCCATCCCGAGGAACGTCGAACCGCCCTTGAAGTCGGTCAGCAGCAGGTTCACCTGGTCGGGGTGGTGGGTGGCGGCCAGCGAGAGGATCAGCGTGCGGAGGAACTCCGACTTGCCCGAACCGGTGGTGCCGATCAGCATCCCGTGCGGGCCGG comes from the Mycolicibacterium litorale genome and includes:
- a CDS encoding PPE domain-containing protein, producing MSGDEVRVEPGDLRARANTLDEEITDESTRPTPPCGLPFVTASAAGIMAGSDTLRSHLVSGNREAERLAAVLNEAADVYQQIDNRAAQALEYPDSPRSVEPVPVNPTLPPSVPAVEFPATVPSMAGGDIDAGFMDVKAAAQIIHSGDSGPMRTYGEQAKRFAQTLRDHAEDFHLDGVNWDGTAAESAGNAVRAHKEWLGKLAESYEFLGTEAIDMADAHDTAAAAHPTVAEVEEVEQRVADAARTGDKAAAAAAIADYFTLQQKSEEVRTTYSADVAGKSLPKVPDPPPGAAPVSPISSNGDPRKAKQQPGEGEPGGPGSGEGAGGGGGGQPGGQPGGQPAASGMRAEPVGAQGGPQPAAASAGGGAPSGGGAPAGGGGAPSGGGAPAGGGMPGGLPGGMPGGLPGGGPEGLPPLEDPALKPASSGGGGGGAGGGSGGGGGGGVPPSPLQPAVGAETVAPGPAGAGRGGAAAAAGPAGAMGAMGGMGGMPMGGHGAGRGQGGGERKRTPGLAPDEDLYTEDRPWTEGVIGHRPAKPPKEGKDSK
- a CDS encoding YbaB/EbfC family nucleoid-associated protein, encoding MHPQVAAVLAQAQQLQSIMDEQLHKMSSQTFTGSDETETVEVTLDGHQHLTGIHIEEGLLRQGAHVVEHRLNEALQNATEAASAAIEADRERIDAQVAELTESWER
- a CDS encoding type VII secretion target, which translates into the protein MSGDVLQVNPAVLDSAGTAFQQAGAGVADLQADAPLADAAGAVPALQTAAACRQAQADISAMTAAVAGAARDYGRNLHEAATRYEAGDRAGRDAIAKVDLPG
- the eccD gene encoding type VII secretion integral membrane protein EccD, which encodes MTTTAAASSTSSVTPGRPSTTRVTILTGRRMTDLVLPAAAPIETYIDETVAVLAEILEDTPKDVLAGFDFTAQGVWAFARPGAPPLKADESLDDAGVVDGSLLTLVSVSRTERYRPLVEDVIDAIAVLDESPEFDRGALYRFVGVSIPVVALAITGMAMVSWDRTGQSLWWALALALLGLGLLGGSLMAQSRYANVDMAESLLIASVPALAGAAALAVPLPNGVGSLGAPQIAGAGAVLLLLTLATRGGPRKRAEFAAFLAVAATALTAAAVAFGYGWNHWVPAGAVAFGLIVLTNAAKLTVAVARIALPPIPAPGETVANDELLDPVTSREGVDEESPTWQAIIASVPESAARLQERSVLAKKLLIGFLTAGALILAVGAIAVVVPGHFFVHSLIVAGLVAAICGFRSRLYAERWCAWALLAVTVIVPTGVMVRLCQWYPDDAWLVLAIYTALGAVALVIIGATDGVRRVSPVTKRILELVDGASIAAVIPLLLWIAGVYDLLRNLRF
- a CDS encoding MinD/ParA family ATP-binding protein — encoded protein: MSADYDRLFHSPDAAQTPDEATVHVDRDALMQGNTAAPAPTGGANRTESAAPPPLPITPPRTQAAPAPPPRHAEITTQMPPTTQAPPSQAAPPQTAAPQRPPNGMMRTPQTNLPGGARFEAPRQATTAAPRPAPAPPPSAHFTDVPPAETAWQPGQPPAQPAPTSAAAMGNHRAIDALSHVGVKSAVKMPSQRGWRHVLYLLTRINLGLSPDELYEMDLHARIRRNARDSYQIGVLGLKGGVGKTAVTVALGSTLAKVRGDRILAIDADPDAGNLADRAGRQSAATIADLLSDKELARYNDIRAYTSMNGANLEVLSSEEYSQARREFNDDDWKGATEVVSRYYNLVLADCGAGLFQPASRAVLSTVSGLVIVASASIDGARQAAVTMDWMRQNGYQDLLGRSCVVINHVVPGKPNIDVADLVQQFERHVAPGRVIVLPWDKHIAAGTEIQLDLLDKTFQRRITELAAALSDDFDRLERR
- a CDS encoding WXG100 family type VII secretion target → MSEQVWNFAGIEGGAGEINGAVSTTQGLLDEGKASLGALAAVWGGSGSEAYQAVQARWDNTSAELNAALQNLAQTISEAGSTMAQTEAGVTGMFA
- a CDS encoding WXG100 family type VII secretion target — its product is MAMNTDIAVLAKEASNFERISGELQGVMRSVDATANSLLPQWRGQAGEAAQAALLRYQEAAQAQIQTLTEISSNIHTSGTQYGSTDEDQAGTLASSMNL
- a CDS encoding PPE family protein, encoding MALTGIPLPPTWTALPPEVNTGRLMAGAGPAPMLQAAAGWEALAVLLETQADELAASLANLSSMWTGSASETAVSATMPMVVWLRTTSAQAMKRALQAANQASSYTLAMATTPPIPEIEQNHITHAVLEATNFLGVNTVPIGVNEFDYFVRMWNQAAAAMDVYQAETQMNLLFEPIPPMTPIVIPGVGETTGAAAAAQAAARAPMGALRNGIIAAASASAKMESVGLNAGRAMSQGNMAAQRAEGAVKKGENAAQQAGQQPQEQMLQQGVQMGVQMAGQVGSMVAQAPQQFGQMVQTPMQMLTQPLQQVSSIFGQMGGGLGGDKAQIGLIGATPFSNHPLAGGSGASSGAGLVRAASLPGAGGSSARTPLMANLIGDKVEAAPVAVGAGAAAGAAVGGLAPVGAGAGGGMGPMGMAGQQGKSGGSKPGLTAPAPLAHDLGEDEGDDW
- a CDS encoding PE domain-containing protein, which codes for MQPLEHNPGAAGIGGQVVANGARGLAGGTAATAAVTALVPAGADEVSAMAAATFAAEGAETLALNTFAQEELSRAGAAFMEISGIYAAVDAANASTF
- the eccCb gene encoding type VII secretion protein EccCb, with the translated sequence MTTAEQKVLREVVLDQLTTGETRAYRMWLPPLTDPTPVNELVERDHQRRPLRFGLGVMDEPRRHRQEVWGVDVSAAGGNIAIGGAPQTGKSTFLQTLMMSAAATHSPRDVQFYCVDLGGGGLMYLEDLPHVGGVATRAEPDRVNRVVAEVKAVQRQRERTFKELRVGSIAGYRQMREDPNNPAAADPFGDVFLVIDGWPAFVAEFPDLEPVVQDLAGQGLAFGVHVIISTPRWTELKSRVRDYLGTKIEFRLGDVNETQIDRITREIPANRPGRAISMEKHHLMMGVPRLDGAHSAANLVPAISAAVAQIAAQHTERAPQVRVLPERVYLHELDPAPPGPDSDYRTRWRIPLGVRESDLSVAYNQMQMTPHLLIFGAPKSGKTTIAHAVAQAICQRNSPQQVRFMLADYRSALLDAVPQSHLLDAGAVNRNHASLEAAIKALATNLQKRLPPPDLTTAQLRSRSWWSGPDVVLLVDDWHMIVAASGMVPPMAPLAPLLPAAADIGLHIIVTCQMSQAHRATMDKFVGAAYGAGTPTLFLSGEKTEFPSSEIKLRKRPPGQALLVSPDGKEVVQAAYVDPPEEEVFAPPPQGG